From Saccharomyces kudriavzevii IFO 1802 strain IFO1802 genome assembly, chromosome: 13, a single genomic window includes:
- the VBA1 gene encoding Vba1p (similar to Saccharomyces cerevisiae VBA1 (YMR088C); ancestral locus Anc_2.473), protein MQTLDETSNLLPAPEEAEAPPLEQKYHEYNLALPKFPILFSLWLGSFLSSLDSTIVANIMNRVAEDFSESSRKQWIATSFLLTNTAFQPLYGKLSDITGRKSALLIAQFFFGLGCLLTCFARNVTEFSIARAICGIGAGGLNAISSIAVSDICTARERGVYQGYANIVFGFGQLLGAPLGGVFIETIGWRALFGVQVPMIMLCTILAIKNINIKLFHVPPMKERYTLKNLSRIDLFGSLSLVATISGVLFLCSSHLNKLYLSLFTIGSFIVFVLVERYYATERILPFELLTPSFCLSSAVTVISSFVVFGEIFRSPIYLQLLQNISVTKTGLFLIFPSISVAVGSLVTGWVLRNTKINLAHCAYQIIFGGMVTQLLGLGLGYLLLAHLNPDYTVYDMLESITFKSNSIWWKLIYVFASVLVSFGYACLLVATLVSIVFTVEKSQQGTMTGVFYLWRSIGNVLGASLTLVSYENSLSSMLWNYMFKSKREDEYHFSKKQYYSLIDDSSYLRGNNFPKYVFVRILDVYKKAFLISYIPNIALAVIGMVLSLYLVKHTLKRSSSC, encoded by the coding sequence atgcAAACACTAGACGAGACTTCAAATCTACTTCCCGCTCCTGAGGAAGCTGAAGCTCCTCCTTTGGAGCAAAAATATCACGAGTACAACCTGGCTTTACCGAAGTTCCCCATCCTGTTTTCGCTATGGCTAGGTAGTTTTTTGAGCTCTTTGGACAGTACTATTGTTGCCAATATTATGAATAGAGTTGCTGAGGATTTCTCTGAATCCAGCAGAAAGCAATGGATTGCCACAAGTTTCCTTTTGACTAATACTGCTTTCCAGCCACTCTACGGTAAGCTCTCTGATATAACAGGACGAAAGTCTGCACTATTAATTGcccaatttttctttggccTGGGGTGCTTATTAACATGTTTTGCGAGAAACGTCACAGAATTTTCCATAGCTAGAGCCATATGTGGTATCGGTGCAGGTGGTTTGAACGCCATTAGTAGCATTGCTGTTAGTGATATATGTACAGCAAGAGAAAGAGGCGTTTACCAGGGATATGCGAATATTGTTTTTGGGTTTGGCCAATTGCTAGGTGCTCCATTGGGTGGTGTATTCATAGAGACCATAGGATGGAGAGCCCTTTTTGGCGTTCAAGTTCCCATGATAATGTTGTGCACGATATTAGCAATCAAGAACATTAATATTAAGCTCTTCCATGTGCCTCCTATGAAGGAAAGATACACGTTGAAGAACTTATCACGGATAGATTTATTTGGCTCCTTAAGTCTGGTGGCAACCATCAGTGGAGTGTTATTTTTGTGCTCTAGTCACTTGAATAAGCTATACTTATCATTATTTACCATCGGTAGCTTTATTGTTTTCGTTCTAGTGGAACGCTATTACGCAACGGAAAGAATATTGCCGTTCGAATTATTGACTCCTTCATTCTGTTTGAGCTCAGCGGTAACAGTTATATCTTCGTTCGTTGTTTTTGGTGAGATTTTCAGGTCACCAATCTATCTGCAGCTACTCCAGAATATCAGTGTTACAAAGACTGGTCTCTTTTTAATTTTCCCCTCTATATCAGTTGCGGTGGGATCGTTAGTAACAGGATGGGTTTTGCgaaatacaaaaattaaCCTAGCTCATTGTGCTTACCAAATCATCTTCGGTGGTATGGTAACGCAGCTACTGGGCTTGGGTTTGGGCTATTTGCTCCTCGCGCATTTAAATCCTGATTACACCGTATACGATATGCTTGAGTCTATCACATTCAAATCGAATTCAATTTGGTGGAAACTTATTTACGTGTTTGCGTCAGTCCTCGTATCTTTTGGCTATGCGTGTTTATTAGTGGCCACATTAGTAAGCATTGTCTTCactgttgaaaaatcacAGCAGGGGACCATGACTGGTGTTTTCTACCTGTGGAGATCCATCGGTAACGTCCTTGGTGCATCCTTGACTTTAGTGTCTTACGAGAATAGCTTGTCGTCCATGTTATGGAACTATATGTTCAAATCGAAGCGTGAGGACGAATATCACTTTTCTAAAAAGCAGTATTATTCTCTTATCGATGATTCAAGTTATCTAAGAGGAAACAACTTTCCAAAATACGTATTTGTTCGCATTCTGGATGTTTATAAGAAGGCATTTTTGATCTCCTATATTCCAAATATAGCTTTGGCAGTAATTGGAATGGTTTTATCGTTATATCTGGTGAAACATACGCTTAAACGCAGTTCTAGTTGCTGA
- the YTA12 gene encoding m-AAA protease subunit YTA12 (similar to Saccharomyces cerevisiae YTA12 (YMR089C); ancestral locus Anc_2.472) — MLLPSWSRIAINAARRPIRFPSYCRLTLIKSFHVQYPLRNRLQDDKSNRKSKDIDRNARLDRHIPTDKEVESIRKEVEKYIEQAKNNTIPANWKEQKRRIDESIRRLEDAVSEQESSQNQAEKVDEWEENERHKKPKPNKTKEQGYFEGNNNGNFSPPPPPPKPPLNDPSNPVSKNVNLFQIGLTFFLLSFLLDLLNSSEEQSEITWQDFREKLLARGYVAKLIVVNKSMVKVILNDNGKNQPDNYGRNFYYFNIGSIDSFEHKLQKAQDELDIDKEFRIPVLYVQEGNWAKAMFQILPTVLMIAGIIWLTRKSAQAAGGSRGGIFGLSRSKAKKFNTETDVKIKFKDVAGCDEAKEEIMEFVSFLKEPSRYEKMGAKIPRGAILSGPPGTGKTLLAKATAGEAGVPFYFVSGSEFVEMFVGVGAARVRDLFKTARENAPSIVFIDEIDAIGKARQKGNFSGANDERENTLNQMLVEMDGFTPADHVVVLAGTNRPDILDKALLRPGRFDRHINIDKPELEGRKAIFAVHLHHLKLAGGIFDLKNRLAALTPGFSGADIANVCNEAALIAARSDEDSVKLKHFEQAIERVIGGVERKSKLLSPEEKKVVAYHEAGHAVCGWYLKYADPLLKVSIIPRGQGALGYAQYLPGDIFLLTEQQLKDRMTMSLGGRVSEELHFSSVTSGASDDFKKVTSMATAMVTELGMSDKIGWVNYQKRDDSDLTKPFSDETGDIIDSEVYRIVQECHDRCTILLKEKAEEVEKIAQLLLKKEVLTREDMISLLGKRPFPERNDAFDKYLNDYETEKIRKEEQKNENHNESKTSSD, encoded by the coding sequence ATGCTACTGCCTTCTTGGTCAAGAATTGCGATCAATGCAGCTAGAAGGCCCATTCGCTTTCCGTCCTATTGCCGGCTCACCCTAATCAAGAGTTTTCATGTTCAATATCCTCTGCGTAATAGGCTACAGGACGATAAGAGCAATAGAAAGAGTAAAGACATTGATAGGAACGCTAGACTTGATAGACATATTCCCACAGATAAGGAAGTAGAGTcgataagaaaagaagtagAAAAATATATCGAACAGGCTAAAAATAATACTATACCGGCAAATTGGAAGGAACAAAAACGCAGAATAGACGAGAGTATCAGGCGTTTAGAAGATGCCGTATCAGAACAAGAATCTAGCCAAAACCAGGCAGAAAAAGTAGATGAGtgggaagaaaatgaacgTCACAAGAAGCCTAAACCgaacaaaacaaaagaacaagGTTATTTTGAAGGCAATAAtaatggaaatttttccCCACCTCCACCTCCTCCCAAGCCACCTTTAAATGATCCCAGTAATCCAGTGTCGAAAAACGTTAATCTATTTCAAATAGGTCTgactttttttctactttcatttttattagaTCTCCTCAATAGTTCTGAAGAACAAAGTGAGATAACGTGGCAAGACTTTAGAGAAAAACTACTGGCAAGGGGTTATGTTGCCAAGTTAATTGTTGTCAATAAGTCCATGGTAAAAGTAATCTTGAATGACAATGGAAAAAACCAACCAGACAATTACGGCCGCAATTTTTACTACTTTAATATTGGTTCTATTGATAGTTTTGAACacaaacttcaaaaagCGCAGGATGAACTGGACATTGATAAGGAGTTTAGAATCCCTGTATTATACGTTCAAGAAGGTAACTGGGCTAAAGCCATGTTTCAAATTTTGCCAACTGTTCTAATGATTGCCGGTATTATTTGGTTGACGAGAAAATCGGCGCAAGCAGCAGGCGGTAGCCGTGGGGGGATATTTGGTCTAAGTCGTTCCAAAGctaaaaaattcaatacCGAAACGGATGTCAAGATCAAATTTAAAGACGTCGCAGGATGTGATGAAGCCAAGGAAGAAATTATGGAATTTGttagttttttgaaagaacctTCTCgttatgaaaaaatggggGCAAAGATTCCAAGAGGTGCAATTTTGTCCGGTCCACCAGGTACCGGTAAAACTTTACTTGCAAAGGCAACTGCAGGTGAAGCCGGTGTTCCATTTTACTTCGTTTCGGGTTcagaatttgttgaaatgTTCGTTGGTGTCGGTGCTGCAAGAGTAAGAGATTTGTTCAAGACTGCAAGAGAAAATGCTCCTTCGATTgtattcattgatgaaataGATGCCATCGGGAAAGCTAGACAgaaaggaaatttttcaggcGCCAATGACGAAAGAGAGAACACGTTGAACCAGATGTTGGTGGAAATGGATGGTTTTACCCCCGCTGATCACGTTGTTGTTTTAGCTGGTACTAATAGGCCTGATATTCTTGATAAGGCGTTATTAAGACCTGGTAGATTTGATAGGCATATCAATATTGATAAGCCAGAacttgaaggaagaaaagctaTTTTTGCCGTTCATTTACATCATTTGAAGCTTGCTGGAGggatctttgatttgaaaaataggCTGGCAGCTTTAACTCCAGGATTTTCTGGTGCTGATATTGCCAACGTTTGTAATGAAGCCGCATTAATTGCCGCTAGAAGTGACGAAGATTCGGTAAAACTAAAACATTTTGAACAAGCCATTGAAAGAGTCATTGGTGGggtggaaagaaaatctaaGTTACTGTCCCCTGAGGAGAAGAAAGTGGTTGCTTATCACGAAGCTGGACACGCTGTATGTGGATGGTATTTGAAATATGCAGACCCTCTTTTGAAAGTCAGTATTATTCCACGTGGCCAGGGCGCTCTGGGTTATGCGCAATACTTGCCaggtgatatttttttattaacTGAACAACAACTAAAGGACAGGATGACAATGTCTTTAGGTGGTAGAGTTTCTGAAGAATTACACTTCTCATCAGTTACTAGTGGCGCCTCCGATGATTTTAAAAAAGTTACTAGCATGGCCACCGCAATGGTCACGGAGTTGGGGATGAGTGACAAAATTGGCTGGGTCAATTACCAAAAGAGAGATGACAGCGACTTGACAAAGCCATTTTCAGACGAAACAGGCGATATCATTGATTCTGAAGTGTACAGAATTGTTCAAGAATGTCATGACAGATGTACAATATTGCTTAAGGAGAAAGCAGAAGAAGTGGAGAAGATTGCTCAGCTActactgaaaaaagaagttctGACAAGAGAAGATATGATTAGCTTACTCGGTAAGCGTCCTTTCCCAGAAAGGAACGACGCTTTTGATAAGTACTTGAACGATTACGAAACGGAAAAAATCAGGAAAgaggaacaaaaaaacgaaaatcaTAACGAATCCAAGACATCTTCAGACTGA
- the SKDI13G2200 gene encoding uncharacterized protein (similar to Saccharomyces cerevisiae YMR090W) — protein sequence MSPLKVAVVGASGKVGCLLINQLNSNSSFSTPLAIVRTQDQVDHFKNKVRVDASLTDIENASVSEIADAINGYDAVVFSAGAGGKGIGRIFTVDLDGCIKVVEACEKAGVKRFIVVSALKAEERDFWCNIKGLREYYIAKRSADREVRDSKLDYTILQPGSLELNKGTGLLQPLNRLEEKASVNYSINREDVASFIVQSLLHPDATVKKTISLVNGDEPIETFIQGL from the coding sequence ATGTCTCCCTTGAAAGTTGCGGTTGTTGGTGCCAGCGGTAAGGTTGGGTGTTTGTTAATAAACCAATTGAATTCCAACAGTAGTTTCTCAACACCGTTAGCGATTGTGAGGACGCAGGATCAAGTCGatcatttcaaaaacaaagtgAGAGTCGATGCAAGCTTAACGGACATAGAAAACGCCTCCGTCAGTGAGATTGCTGACGCCATCAATGGTTATGACGCCGTGGTATTTAGTGCAGGCGCGGGCGGCAAAGGAATCGGGAGAATCTTTACTGTCGATTTAGATGGTTGTATCAAGGTTGTTGAAGCATGTGAAAAAGCTGGTGTCAAAAGATTTATTGTTGTTTCAGCTCTCAAGGCGGAGGAGAGAGATTTTTGGTGCAATATTAAGGGTTTGCGTGAGTACTACATCGCTAAAAGATCCGCTGATCGTGAAGTAAGAGACTCCAAATTGGATTACACTATTTTGCAGCCTGGTTCGCTGGAATTAAACAAAGGCACTGGCTTGTTGCAACCCTTGAATAGgttagaagaaaaagcttcCGTCAACTATTCTATTAACAGAGAGGATGTAGCTTCTTTTATCGTACAAAGTCTGCTACATCCAGATGCAACtgtgaaaaaaactatttcATTGGTGAATGGTGATGAGCCAATTGAAACGTTTATTCAAGGTTTGTAG
- the NPL6 gene encoding Npl6p (similar to Saccharomyces cerevisiae NPL6 (YMR091C); ancestral locus Anc_2.471), with the protein MSDSETDLAYEVEDEKRSRSTSNRPNYAIDTEDLDIDENDENEDDDYREEEINEGPHEEEVSDEEEHINRSGRNKRKRTDEEEDLPEEKGVSRPGVRSRSKRPVFSGIDDSDESLNSLPVVNEEYVLPDDSEGETKITADGDLLGGREFLVRTFTLTEKGSRKFMLATEPARLVGFRDSYLFFQTHPNLYKFILNQTQKNDLIDRGVLPYSYRNRQIALVTARGVFKEFGAKIIRGGKHITDDYYASELRTKGNVIEGKLAGDPVDKSARALENTLYPVSENGINPAKNQVEFFEHRPHGHMSNSNIIASGSKLSSTNWLYQHSAACSRFNSDLFYDRVKVLLVDRQGLRDAYTNTLHIPQSTQSTAVLGWKGSKNDNPGDTSITYETVIHDSDLNRPKTGLWEIQKQIYEDVVEEDVLKAITEQQDFEKSDK; encoded by the coding sequence ATGTCGGATTCGGAGACTGATTTAGCTtatgaagttgaagatgaGAAGCGGTCAAGATCTACCAGTAACAGACCCAACTATGCAATTGACACGGAGGATTTAGAtatcgatgaaaatgacgagaatgaagacgatgattacagagaagaagaaatcaacgAGGGACCGCATGAAGAAGAGGTTAGTGATGAGGAGGAGCATATAAATAGAAGTGGGAGgaataaaagaaagcgCACggacgaagaagaggatCTACCAGAAGAGAAAGGTGTTTCTAGGCCGGGAGTCCGCTCCAGGTCTAAAAGACCGGTGTTCTCTGGTATTGATGATTCTGATGAGAGTTTGAACTCTTTGCCGGTAGTCAATGAGGAATATGTCTTACCCGATGATTCTGAAGGTGAAACTAAGATAACTGCGGATGGTGATCTGTTAGGAGGCAGGGAATTTTTGGTGCGTACATTCACGTTGACTGAAAAAGGCAGTCGTAAGTTCATGTTAGCCACAGAACCAGCTAGGTTAGTAGGGTTTAGAGATTCATACctattttttcaaaccCATCCTAATCTCTACaaatttattttgaatCAAACTCAAAAGAACGACCTAATAGATCGTGGTGTTTTGCCATATTCATATAGAAATAGACAAATTGCTCTCGTCACTGCTAGGGGTGTGTTTAAGGAATTTGGCGCCAAAATTATTCGCGGCGGTAAGCATATAACCGATGACTATTATGCTTCTGAATTAAGAACTAAGGGAAATGTGATTGAAGGCAAACTTGCTGGAGACCCTGTTGACAAATCTGCTAGAGCTTTGGAGAATACATTGTATCCAGTTTCGGAAAATGGTATAAACCCAGCAAAGAATCAAGTGGAATTTTTTGAGCACAGACCTCATGGACATATGAGTAATTCCAATATCATTGCATCGGGCAGTAAATTGAGCTCAACGAATTGGCTATATCAACATTCCGCAGCCTGTAGCAGATTCAACAGTGATCTATTTTATGATAGAGTGAAAGTGCTCCTTGTAGACCGACAAGGCCTGAGAGATGCATACACGAACACACTACACATACCACAATCCACACAGTCAACTGCCGTTTTAGGATGGAAAGGATCAAAGAACGATAATCCTGGCGACACAAGCATTACGTATGAAACTGTTATACACGATAGTGATTTAAATAGACCGAAGACGGGACTGTGGGAAATCCAGAAACAGATTTATGAAGAcgttgttgaagaagatgtcCTGAAGGCTATCACTGAGCAAcaagactttgaaaagtCCGATAAATAA
- the AIP1 gene encoding Aip1p (similar to Saccharomyces cerevisiae AIP1 (YMR092C); ancestral locus Anc_2.470), with protein MPSISFKEIIPPQPSTQRNFTTHLSYDPATNAIAYPCGKSAFVRCLDDEVKETPAVVQFTGHGSSVVTTVKFSPIQGSQYICSGDESGKVIVWGWNFDKENNHVEVNVKSEFQVLAGPISDISWDFEGRRLCVVGEGRDNFGVFISWDSGNSLGEISGHSQRINACHLKQSRPMRSMTVGDDGSVVFYQGPPFKFAASDRVHHKQGSFVRDVEFSPGSGEFVVTVGSDRKISCFDGKTGKFVKYIEDDQEPVQGGIFALSWLDPQKFATVGADAAIRVWDVTTSKCVQKWTLDKEQLANQQVGVVATGNGKIISLSLDGTLNFYELGNDKVSKTISGHNKGITALAVNPLISGSYDGRIVEWSSASMHKDHSNLIVSLDNNKSQEYSSISWDDTLKVNGVTRHEFKSQPKVASVNNDGFAAVITNDDELLIIQSFTGEVIKNIKLKSPGSAVSLSQNFVAVGLEETNVVQVFKLSDMEVSFELKTPLRAKPSYISISPSEIYIAAGDVMGKILLYDLEARDVKTSRWAFHTSKINAISWKPADNGANADESEEDLVATGSLDTNIFIYSVKRPMKIIKTLNAHKDGVNNLLWETPSSLISAGADACIKKWKVDLE; from the coding sequence ATGCCGTCTATCTCCTTCAAGGAAATTATACCACCACAGCCTTCGACACAGCGTAACTTTACCACACACTTGTCGTATGACCCTGCAACGAATGCAATTGCTTATCCATGTGGCAAGTCTGCCTTTGTGCGTTGTTTGGACGACGAAGTTAAGGAGACGCCTGCAGTAGTGCAGTTTACTGGCCACGGCTCTTCAGTGGTCACAACAGTGAAATTCTCTCCCATTCAGGGTTCTCAGTATATATGTTCTGGTGATGAATCTGGAAAAGTGATTGTTTGGGGTTGgaattttgataaagaaaataaccACGTTGAAGTGAATGTCAAGTCCGAATTCCAGGTTCTAGCTGGTCCAATTAGCGATATCTCTTGGGATTTTGAAGGTCGGAGACTCTGTGTTGTCGGAGAAGGCCGTGATAACTTCGGTGTTTTTATATCCTGGGACTCTGGTAATTCCCTTGGTGAAATTTCAGGTCACTCACAGCGCATTAACGCCTGTCATTTGAAGCAATCGAGACCTATGAGGTCTATGACAGTTGGAGACGATGGATCCGTTGTCTTCTACCAAGGACCTCCATTCAAGTTTGCTGCTAGTGACAGGGTGCACCACAAACAAGGCTCCTTTGTCAGAGATGTCGAATTCTCACCGGGAAGCGGTGAATTTGTTGTTACGGTAGGATCTGAcagaaagatttcttgttttgatGGTAAAACAGGTAAATTTGTGAAATATATAGAAGATGATCAAGAACCAGTTCAAGGCGGCATATTTGCATTGTCGTGGCTTGATCCCCAAAAATTTGCTACTGTAGGTGCTGACGCCGCCATTAGGGTGTGGGATGTAACAACCTCTAAATGTGTTCAGAAATGGACATTAGACAAGGAGCAGCTGGCCAATCAACAGGTTGGTGTTGTGGCAACAGGAAACggaaaaattatttctctttcattGGATGGAACACTGAATTTCTATGAACTTGGAAATGATAAGGTTTCAAAAACCATTAGTGGTCATAACAAGGGTATCACTGCCTTGGCAGTTAATCCACTAATCAGTGGTTCGTACGATGGAAGAATTGTGGAATGGTCCAGCGCATCTATGCACAAAGATCATTCCAATTTGATTGTGTCACTAGACAATAATAAATCACAAGAATACTCGAGTATTTCTTGGGATGATACTTTGAAAGTAAACGGTGTTACTAGGCACGAATTTAAATCACAGCCAAAGGTTGCCAGCGTAAATAATGATGGTTTCGCTGCAGTGATTACAAATGACGATGAATTGTTGATAATACAATCTTTTACTGGTGAGGtgatcaaaaatataaaattgAAGTCACCAGGTTCCGCTGTTAGCTTGTCCCAAAATTTTGTTGCAGTTGGCCTGGAAGAAACTAATGTCGTTCAGGTATTCAAATTATCAGATATGGAAGTCAGTTTCGAATTAAAAACACCCCTTCGTGCAAAGCCCTCCTACATATCAATTTCACCATCAGAGATATACATTGCAGCTGGGGATGTCATGGGTAAGATATTGCTGTACGATTTGGAAGCAAGAGATGTCAAAACTTCTAGATGGGCTTTTCATACTAGTAAAATCAACGCCATTTCATGGAAGCCTGCTGATAATGGCGCAAATGCagatgaaagtgaagaagatttaGTTGCCACTGGTTCCCTGGATactaatatttttatttactCCGTCAAGAGGCCCATGAAGATTATCAAGACGTTGAATGCCCACAAGGACGGTGTCAACAATCTCTTGTGGGAAACCCCGTCTAGTTTGATCAGTGCAGGTGCGGACGCTTGTatcaagaaatggaaagtTGATCTCGAATAA
- the UTP15 gene encoding snoRNA-binding rRNA-processing protein UTP15 (similar to Saccharomyces cerevisiae UTP15 (YMR093W); ancestral locus Anc_2.469) has protein sequence MSTSRPRIITSKAPLLPQQTTPEQRYWRQYTSAQLVKEHNSVTHISFNPQHPHDFAVTSSTRVQIFSSRTRQVIKTFSRFKDVVYSASFRSDGKLLCAGDATGLVSVYDSYNPRTILLSINASTHPAHVTKFHTQDNKVLATASDDRVTRLWDISHAYEPQLELTGATDYVRTLSFIPAAPHMVATGSYDGLIRLYDTRSSGSTPIYSLNHDQPIENITAVSPTQIVSCGGNNFKVWDLTSNKKLYERGNFNKAVTCLDYVENFDSPMQSALIASSLDGHVKVFDPLDNFQVKFGWKFSGPVLSCAVSPSTAQGNRHLVAGLSSGLLAIRTKKKERRASNKENALITSNTNSKSNNFQRMMRGSEYQGDQEHIIHNDKVRSQRRMRAFERNINQFKWSEALDSAFVPGMARELTLTVLQELRKRGKIRVALYGRDESSLEPLLNWCLKGIEDVRSASIVADWVAVVLELYGNMLESSPVLQELLIDLKNKVRHEIHKSKEAQRIEGMLQLLTS, from the coding sequence atgtCCACCTCCAGGCCCAGAATAATCACTTCGAAGGCTCCGTTACTGCCTCAACAGACTACTCCGGAGCAACGTTACTGGCGCCAATACACTTCTGCGCAATTGGTGAAGGAACATAATAGTGTCACTCACATATCCTTTAATCCGCAACACCCCCATGATTTTGCAGTGACCTCTTCTACCAGAGTTCAGATATTTTCCTCAAGAACCAGACAAGTGATCAAGACCTTCTCGAGGTTTAAAGATGTTGTTTATTCTGCATCCTTTAGGAGTGACGGTAAGTTGCTATGTGCCGGTGACGCTACCGGTTTAGTGTCCGTATATGATAGTTATAATCCGAGAACAATTCTTTTATCTATAAATGCATCTACGCATCCTGCTCATGTCACGAAGTTTCACACACAAGATAACAAAGTTTTAGCTACAGCAAGTGATGATAGAGTGACTAGACTATGGGATATATCTCACGCATACGAACCGCAGCTAGAGCTTACCGGAGCCACTGATTACGTACGTACATTATCGTTCATTCCGGCCGCTCCACATATGGTTGCTACAGGTTCATACGATGGTTTAATTAGATTATACGACACAAGATCCAGTGGATCTACTCCAatttattctttgaatcATGACCAGCCTATCGAGAATATTACCGCGGTATCTCCTACCCAGATTGTTTCCTGCGGTGGCAATAACTTTAAAGTATGGGACTTGACcagtaataaaaaattatacGAACGTGGTAATTTCAACAAGGCAGTTACATGTTTGGACTATGTCGAAAACTTTGATTCCCCAATGCAATCTGCATTGATTGCTTCTTCATTGGATGGTCATGTCAAGGTCTTTGATCCACTAGACAATTTTCAAGTTAAGTTTGGCTGGAAATTTTCAGGTCCCGTATTAAGTTGTGCCGTCTCTCCCAGTACGGCCCAAGGGAATAGACATTTAGTAGCTGGTTTATCATCCGGTCTACTAGCCATCagaactaaaaaaaaggaaaggcGGGCATcgaataaagaaaatgcccTGATCACCTCAAATACAAATTCGAAAAGTAATaactttcaaagaatgaTGCGTGGTTCAGAATACCAGGGTGACCAAGAACACATAATTCACAACGATAAGGTAAGATCCCAACGTCGTATGCGTGCATTCGAAAGGAACATAAACCAGTTCAAGTGGAGTGAAGCGTTAGACAGCGCTTTTGTACCAGGTATGGCCAGAGAGCTCACACTCACTGTTCTTCAAGAGCTACGTAAGCGCGGGAAAATTCGTGTAGCATTATATGGTAGGGACGAATCATCATTAGAACCATTACTGAATTGGTGCTTAAAAGGTATCGAAGATGTAAGGTCAGCATCTATCGTAGCAGATTGGGTTGCAGTGGTTTTAGAGTTGTATGGGAACATGTTGGAGAGCTCTCCTGTTCTTCAAGAGCTGCTGATAGAtctaaaaaataaagtcaGGCATGAGATTCACAAATCTAAAGAAGctcaaagaattgaaggTATGCTTCAACTTTTAACGAGTTAA